One Nodosilinea sp. FACHB-141 DNA segment encodes these proteins:
- the mutY gene encoding A/G-specific adenine glycosylase → MRAELLAWYGDCGRTLPWRNIDNSYAIWISEIMLQQTQVKTVLPYYQRWLEQFPTVEALAAADQQTVLKAWEGLGYYARARNLHQAAQRIVAEHNGEIPKDFDTITTLPGIGKTTAGGILSSAFNLPHAILDGNVKRVLARLVALPVPPARALKDLWQLSEILLDPTNPRDFNQALMDLGATLCTRRNPQCDRCPCQAHCQAYNRNIQSELPMSETKGPLPHKQIGVAVIWNEQDQILIDRRKQEGLLGGLWEFPGGKIEPGETIEDCIAREIQEELGIEIAVGDRLCTVTHAYSHFKVTLNVHHCTHLSGEPQPIECDEVRWVTLDTIEEYPFPKANIHIINALRAYAAGQTPVDVVETAPST, encoded by the coding sequence TTGCGGGCAGAGCTGCTGGCTTGGTATGGCGACTGTGGCCGCACCCTGCCCTGGCGCAATATCGATAACTCCTACGCCATTTGGATCTCGGAGATCATGCTCCAGCAGACCCAGGTGAAGACGGTGCTGCCCTACTACCAGCGCTGGCTAGAGCAGTTCCCCACCGTGGAGGCGCTGGCCGCCGCCGATCAGCAAACGGTGCTCAAAGCTTGGGAGGGGTTGGGTTACTACGCCCGTGCCCGCAACCTGCACCAGGCTGCCCAGCGCATTGTGGCCGAGCACAATGGCGAAATTCCCAAGGATTTTGACACCATCACTACGCTGCCCGGCATTGGCAAAACCACGGCGGGGGGCATTCTCAGCTCAGCCTTTAACCTGCCCCACGCCATTCTCGACGGCAATGTGAAGCGGGTGCTGGCTCGCCTGGTGGCGCTGCCGGTGCCCCCAGCCAGAGCGCTAAAGGATCTTTGGCAACTGTCAGAAATTTTGCTAGATCCGACGAACCCCCGCGACTTTAACCAGGCGTTGATGGATCTGGGCGCAACCCTTTGTACGCGGCGCAATCCCCAATGCGATCGCTGCCCCTGTCAGGCCCATTGCCAAGCCTATAATCGCAATATTCAATCGGAGCTGCCCATGTCAGAAACCAAAGGTCCCCTGCCCCACAAGCAAATCGGCGTCGCTGTGATTTGGAATGAGCAAGACCAAATTCTGATCGATCGCCGCAAGCAAGAAGGGCTTCTGGGCGGGCTGTGGGAGTTCCCTGGCGGCAAAATCGAGCCCGGTGAGACAATCGAGGACTGTATTGCGCGAGAAATTCAGGAAGAACTGGGGATTGAGATTGCGGTGGGCGATCGCCTCTGCACCGTCACCCACGCCTATTCGCACTTCAAGGTCACCCTCAACGTGCACCATTGCACCCATCTAAGCGGCGAGCCTCAGCCGATCGAGTGCGACGAGGTGCGCTGGGTCACCCTAGACACCATTGAGGAATACCCCTTTCCCAAAGCCAACATCCACATCATCAACGCGCTGCGGGCCTACGCGGCGGGGCAAACACCCGTGGATGTGGTTGAAACTGCGCCTTCAACGTAA
- a CDS encoding DUF3352 domain-containing protein, which translates to MGTENRGLGWDKWAQWSRILPVGRRLTLGLIGSTLAVSTMPPLATHAAEPEAWQHLPNNTALVLLIDTTTDTWGQLSQYQLFKLLDEEQGLTPALPGLPYLPYGIDFASEVAPWIDDTAVVALLPAQPGETTTITDASIMVAPVANTEAFAAFRDTLFELQGEAPEITSALGTEIYFWPTPEFDDWSEPVIPEACAPTETDPCDWESDDWESESDPEVLDGPSPDMGETEVVPLKSYPISGQILRFNEAVGLPLTVKSFHEEEEFEVEVPVPLPEFGPSGLAVAFLPDALITAENPAALEQYLRLRQSEAQNSLADSREFQRTLANRQRTQALFAVYGNALELLNYDLSTTTLPAAELPLPFPTPPTSLDDETLQTLRLLNFGGTLEALVYPMATGMRFRGRYYYDAVPFTFGLTPTVANADSPLELLPASTFVVMSGRNIAGFWRTVASILDQASDFTRDGLATVRAGFTLFTGLDLDDDVFGWMDREYAIAAFPAEGGPLQYVGLGLLLQTSDRPTADRTLAAVDDLLPNVGLTVNPRTVNQQPATSWELFSSLNSDYVPDLSVGSHGWVTDDTLAITSGAVPMASVLAPSPHDPLADFFLFDEATATFPTPNDGYFYLNVGATLALAYEVFGFHDDPSFNVAKPYLGSLRSLSATTALTPNHMEFQGQLGLAPRRD; encoded by the coding sequence ATGGGCACTGAAAATCGGGGATTGGGTTGGGACAAGTGGGCGCAATGGTCGAGGATTCTGCCTGTGGGGCGAAGGCTCACCTTGGGTTTGATCGGTTCCACACTGGCCGTTAGCACCATGCCGCCCTTGGCCACCCACGCCGCCGAACCCGAAGCCTGGCAGCACCTGCCCAACAACACTGCCTTAGTGCTGCTGATCGACACGACCACCGACACCTGGGGTCAGCTCAGCCAGTACCAGCTCTTCAAGCTGTTGGACGAAGAACAGGGATTGACCCCAGCCCTACCGGGGTTGCCCTACCTGCCCTACGGAATTGACTTTGCCAGCGAGGTGGCCCCGTGGATCGACGACACGGCTGTGGTGGCTCTGCTGCCGGCGCAGCCTGGAGAGACGACAACAATTACCGATGCCTCGATTATGGTGGCCCCGGTTGCCAACACTGAGGCTTTTGCCGCCTTTCGCGACACCCTTTTTGAGCTGCAAGGTGAGGCCCCTGAGATTACCTCCGCTTTGGGCACCGAGATCTACTTTTGGCCCACCCCTGAATTCGACGACTGGTCTGAGCCGGTCATCCCTGAAGCCTGCGCCCCTACTGAAACTGACCCCTGCGATTGGGAATCTGACGACTGGGAGTCTGAGTCGGATCCAGAAGTCCTAGACGGTCCTAGCCCTGACATGGGGGAGACCGAGGTTGTGCCCCTCAAGTCCTACCCCATATCGGGGCAAATTCTGCGCTTTAACGAAGCCGTGGGGCTACCTCTCACCGTCAAATCTTTCCACGAAGAGGAGGAATTTGAGGTCGAGGTGCCGGTGCCCCTGCCAGAGTTTGGTCCCAGTGGGTTAGCTGTGGCCTTTCTGCCCGATGCCCTGATTACGGCAGAAAACCCCGCCGCCCTTGAGCAGTATCTGCGTCTGCGCCAGAGCGAAGCCCAAAACTCCCTCGCCGATAGCCGTGAATTTCAGCGCACCTTGGCCAATCGACAGCGCACCCAAGCGCTCTTTGCCGTCTACGGCAACGCCCTTGAGTTGCTGAACTACGACCTCTCGACAACCACCCTACCCGCCGCCGAGCTGCCGTTGCCTTTCCCCACGCCCCCCACTAGCCTGGATGACGAGACGCTGCAAACTCTGCGATTGCTCAACTTTGGCGGCACCCTAGAAGCTTTGGTGTATCCCATGGCCACTGGCATGCGGTTTCGGGGCCGCTACTACTATGATGCGGTGCCCTTTACCTTTGGCCTCACCCCCACGGTGGCCAATGCCGACAGCCCCCTAGAACTGCTGCCTGCCTCGACCTTTGTGGTTATGAGCGGTCGCAACATTGCGGGCTTTTGGCGCACTGTGGCCAGCATTTTGGATCAGGCTAGCGACTTTACCCGAGACGGGCTCGCCACGGTGCGCGCTGGGTTCACCCTCTTCACCGGGCTGGATCTCGACGATGACGTATTTGGATGGATGGATAGGGAATATGCGATCGCCGCCTTCCCGGCTGAGGGTGGCCCCTTGCAATACGTGGGGCTGGGGCTGCTGCTGCAAACGAGCGATCGCCCCACCGCCGACCGCACTCTAGCAGCAGTGGATGACCTGCTGCCCAACGTTGGCCTGACCGTTAACCCCAGAACTGTCAACCAACAGCCCGCCACCAGCTGGGAACTATTTTCTAGCTTGAATAGTGACTACGTGCCCGACCTCAGCGTGGGTAGCCATGGCTGGGTCACCGACGATACTTTGGCGATCACCTCTGGCGCGGTGCCGATGGCGAGTGTTTTGGCCCCCTCGCCCCACGACCCCCTCGCTGACTTTTTCCTGTTTGACGAGGCAACAGCGACCTTCCCCACTCCCAACGACGGCTACTTTTATTTGAATGTGGGCGCGACGTTGGCCCTGGCCTACGAGGTATTTGGCTTCCATGACGACCCTAGTTTCAATGTCGCCAAACCCTATCTCGGCAGCCTGCGCAGCCTCAGCGCCACCACCGCCCTCACCCCCAACCACATGGAGTTTCAGGGCCAGCTCGGCCTCGCTCCCCGCAGGGATTAG
- a CDS encoding O-antigen ligase family protein yields MTADSSPPLGATDAGNAEDSGISHRRNWASQKPGLWLVGGLVLLTFSWLPLSYYRMVGWAWILLWQAGSIALLVGLWRRLRCPEPLRTDAERESSSERERAFYALGYGLDWVALGMGIVLALSALVSPFPRVALWNVSLVVTYVAVLYFYRNVVDRSWLSRLRLWWGLVVVAAGAAVVSLALWRPDNAMWAADSFLTALRNHQPLGHHNFVGGYFVLLLPLAVAAAVATTGWLRGIWIASAGLILVASYVSGSRGAALGLVVWLLVTWLSRFSYLKPSQRWRWGLAGLGGAVALGLALASNPRIRVWFSTGGITDGPTLDRWFMLRLGGNILRDRPLFGVGPGVMSRVSNLYRPIETGAGLEHIQQLHNTPVQIAGELGLVGLGIFLAGIVLILRLWIQLWRQPLEATDRALLGGIGGSLLTYGVSSLTDYQLENIPIAGALLGIVVLLLALGARYLPKATPLGGDARRRSRLAVSLWLGLLLTIWLPFTLTVAYSALADRAFYNQRLNLADTRWYKAYRLSPWDPTASAVASEALWGLDQVLNSSDAEDNVRSLLLDYAHQAQQAAPNDAWFNHNLAVLHQTTDPATALPYAARAVQLMPRHRHYGYWLLGDLLLKTGNEAGAIAAFTLEALVNPAALTYPQWKTAPYQAVYASVVQATLAEYDALLAEVAPGEAGFATLYETRALLAWWTEQPLVEVDPNLLRPVVSGLLLADSDPDAALDAIAPQLRLEQLTPELQLLAAWLDPNTYSATPAQPQNAPPDRDALLIEESLGIQPLHLWLTAIVTNPEEGYRGSLTFAYRNYQAKQITLMLAPQNLRRYTLVAKLNLFPSWPREFPPLDRRIEALRTEALGLPHPTHNHFRLSNLD; encoded by the coding sequence TTGACCGCCGATTCTTCCCCACCACTAGGGGCAACCGATGCTGGCAACGCAGAGGACTCAGGGATAAGCCATCGTCGAAACTGGGCTAGCCAAAAGCCGGGACTATGGCTGGTTGGAGGGTTGGTGCTACTGACCTTTAGTTGGCTGCCCCTGAGCTACTACCGCATGGTGGGCTGGGCCTGGATTTTGCTGTGGCAGGCGGGCAGCATAGCGTTGCTGGTAGGGCTGTGGCGGCGGCTGCGCTGCCCAGAGCCTTTGAGAACTGATGCAGAGCGAGAATCTAGCTCAGAACGGGAACGGGCATTCTATGCCTTGGGCTACGGGCTAGATTGGGTGGCGCTGGGCATGGGCATTGTCCTGGCCCTGTCAGCCTTGGTGTCACCGTTTCCCCGAGTGGCGCTGTGGAATGTGAGCCTGGTAGTGACCTACGTTGCGGTGCTGTACTTCTACCGCAATGTGGTCGATCGCAGCTGGCTGAGTCGTCTGCGTCTGTGGTGGGGTCTAGTCGTGGTGGCAGCGGGGGCCGCAGTGGTAAGCTTGGCCCTATGGCGGCCCGACAACGCCATGTGGGCGGCAGATAGCTTTCTAACGGCGCTGCGCAACCATCAGCCCCTCGGGCACCACAATTTTGTGGGGGGCTATTTTGTGCTGCTGTTGCCCCTAGCGGTGGCGGCAGCGGTGGCCACAACGGGCTGGCTAAGAGGCATCTGGATAGCTTCCGCCGGACTGATCCTGGTGGCGTCATACGTCAGCGGGTCGCGGGGGGCGGCGCTGGGGTTGGTGGTATGGCTGCTGGTCACCTGGCTGAGCCGCTTTAGTTACCTCAAACCCTCCCAACGCTGGCGCTGGGGCTTGGCCGGGTTGGGGGGAGCCGTGGCCTTAGGGTTGGCCCTGGCCAGCAATCCTCGCATTCGCGTCTGGTTTAGCACGGGCGGCATCACCGACGGCCCCACCCTCGATCGCTGGTTTATGCTGCGATTGGGCGGCAACATTCTGCGCGATCGCCCCCTGTTTGGCGTTGGCCCTGGCGTTATGAGTCGGGTGTCAAACCTCTACCGCCCGATCGAAACTGGGGCGGGCTTAGAGCACATTCAGCAGCTCCACAACACTCCGGTGCAGATCGCGGGAGAGCTGGGGCTAGTTGGGTTGGGGATATTTCTAGCCGGCATTGTACTGATTCTGCGATTGTGGATCCAACTTTGGCGGCAGCCGCTCGAAGCTACAGACCGGGCGCTATTGGGAGGCATTGGCGGCAGCCTGCTGACCTACGGAGTCTCTAGCCTGACCGATTACCAGCTGGAGAATATCCCCATTGCGGGCGCGCTGCTGGGGATCGTCGTGCTGCTGCTGGCGTTAGGCGCTCGCTATCTACCCAAGGCCACACCCTTGGGAGGGGATGCCAGACGGCGATCGCGTCTAGCGGTTTCTTTATGGCTGGGGCTGCTGCTGACGATCTGGCTGCCCTTTACCCTTACCGTGGCCTACAGTGCTTTGGCCGATAGAGCATTCTACAACCAGCGGCTCAACTTAGCCGACACGCGCTGGTACAAAGCATATCGGTTGAGCCCATGGGATCCGACCGCCTCGGCGGTGGCCAGTGAGGCGCTGTGGGGCCTAGACCAAGTGTTGAATAGCTCTGACGCTGAAGATAATGTGCGATCGCTGCTGCTCGACTACGCCCATCAGGCCCAACAAGCTGCCCCCAACGATGCCTGGTTTAACCACAATCTAGCCGTTTTACACCAGACTACTGACCCGGCAACCGCTCTGCCCTACGCCGCCCGTGCCGTGCAGCTCATGCCGCGCCACCGACACTACGGCTACTGGCTATTGGGCGATCTGCTGCTGAAGACGGGGAATGAAGCGGGTGCGATCGCCGCCTTCACCCTAGAAGCCCTGGTCAACCCCGCTGCGCTGACCTATCCCCAGTGGAAAACCGCGCCATATCAGGCAGTTTATGCCTCTGTGGTGCAGGCTACTCTCGCCGAATACGATGCTCTACTTGCCGAAGTTGCTCCTGGCGAGGCTGGCTTTGCCACCCTTTACGAAACCCGCGCCCTACTCGCCTGGTGGACCGAGCAACCCCTCGTGGAGGTCGACCCCAACTTGCTGCGGCCTGTGGTTTCGGGGTTGCTGCTGGCCGACTCTGATCCTGATGCTGCCCTAGATGCGATCGCACCCCAACTGCGCCTAGAGCAGCTAACTCCTGAGCTACAGCTGCTTGCCGCCTGGCTCGACCCCAATACCTATTCCGCCACTCCGGCCCAGCCCCAGAATGCCCCACCAGACCGAGACGCTTTGCTGATCGAAGAAAGCCTTGGCATCCAGCCTCTGCACCTGTGGCTCACCGCCATCGTCACCAACCCAGAAGAGGGCTATCGAGGGTCGCTCACCTTTGCCTACCGCAACTACCAGGCCAAACAAATTACCCTCATGCTGGCGCCGCAAAACCTCCGGCGCTATACCCTAGTAGCCAAGCTCAACCTCTTTCCTTCCTGGCCGAGAGAATTTCCACCCCTCGATCGCCGCATCGAAGCCCTGCGCACCGAAGCCCTGGGGCTGCCCCACCCCACCCACAACCACTTTCGCCTCTCAAATTTAGATTAG
- a CDS encoding O-antigen ligase family protein yields MQSTDFVNGLETPSARPLPIHPSTQTMSEDALPQPKPAAQDPSDGTLLALLIGTFFTIFTLLPGSSTLIVSWPWVFLWQVGLTLPMLWLLWQLWHRPLSRLGNGFDWVALLAIAGLVVSTLGAEFPAQARWYGWAAVGAIAAFYALGSWLRYPQRFHTLLRFQGYLALAFILLSLLLWTTQIYQPELARLSTLQGYGVNQTFNFELTSLRNWQPIGHQNYVAGYLVLVLPLLAGLAWSDRGWRRWLWLVGMVLGLLNLYTTSSRGGWLALMVTGLIAVGISLLYNRLPRPLALAIGGTALGLGVLGVIANPRLRQVLSSLAQGNFVGGELSYRVVTNATGWRMGLSRPFTGVGPGSVPLVYQKYRPHWAGRDAELQFQLHSTPAQLWGELGLWGIAVALTLVLVLVLLTVRWMRRGAQDTPAGLPPVLVWSPLAGLFAFGLMSLTDYQLDIPAIAGTLALYLAVLARTFNPVSTTEDSGATPRRHRLIAGVGLGLTLAMTLWLVPAYRAWGAASSGFSALTAEPVDIDRFANQLEQAHKLAPWEPYYPYQLGYHLGEFALQSAANPPLRQVLLDDAIAWFKTGNQAVPYQEFGQSNLGWLQVEKGQFAEAESSFREAIALVPAKMGVFFGLGFACLQTGNRDCATEAFALEAIRHPALITSPLWRVEGFADVYPAMLGQVEQRYDELIQQAKEPTLSSFLHQARGSLHWWRGDLAGATEDWQTNGGDLQQGFLSLADGQAVDVNPWPETPAKYAILAWQTPDQRQALLERAWVTQPKDIDDLAQALPEPQIISQLVASMETATDFTDWLQRTAPSWQPRSQRLGFGVLSRHIDGPNPSDFLPRVENIPVVQFFEPLFTSPVFLPALDRALEPYQVRLQGQ; encoded by the coding sequence GTGCAAAGCACTGACTTCGTAAACGGGCTTGAAACGCCCTCTGCCCGCCCCCTACCCATCCACCCATCTACCCAAACCATGAGCGAGGATGCCCTACCCCAACCCAAACCCGCTGCCCAAGACCCCAGCGACGGCACCCTACTGGCCCTGCTGATAGGGACGTTCTTTACCATTTTCACCCTGCTACCGGGCAGTAGCACCCTGATAGTGTCGTGGCCCTGGGTATTTTTGTGGCAGGTAGGGCTGACTCTACCGATGCTCTGGCTGCTGTGGCAACTGTGGCACCGGCCCCTTAGTCGGTTGGGGAACGGGTTTGACTGGGTGGCCCTGCTGGCCATAGCCGGGCTGGTAGTCTCGACGCTAGGGGCAGAATTTCCGGCCCAGGCGCGATGGTATGGGTGGGCGGCCGTGGGGGCGATCGCCGCGTTCTACGCCCTTGGCAGCTGGCTCCGCTATCCCCAACGTTTTCACACCCTGCTGCGCTTTCAGGGCTACCTAGCTCTGGCGTTCATTCTGCTCAGTCTGTTGCTGTGGACCACACAGATCTATCAGCCTGAGCTAGCTCGGTTGTCAACGCTTCAAGGCTACGGCGTTAACCAGACGTTTAACTTTGAGCTCACTAGCCTGCGCAACTGGCAGCCCATTGGCCATCAAAACTACGTAGCGGGCTATCTGGTGCTGGTGCTGCCTTTACTAGCAGGGTTGGCTTGGAGCGATCGCGGCTGGCGGCGATGGCTATGGCTGGTGGGTATGGTTCTCGGCTTGCTCAACCTCTACACCACCAGCTCGCGCGGCGGCTGGCTGGCGCTCATGGTGACCGGATTGATTGCGGTGGGTATTTCCCTACTCTACAACCGTCTGCCTCGGCCCCTGGCGTTGGCTATCGGCGGCACCGCCTTGGGGTTAGGAGTCTTAGGCGTCATCGCCAATCCCCGGCTGCGGCAGGTGCTGAGCAGCCTGGCCCAGGGTAACTTTGTTGGAGGGGAACTGTCTTATCGAGTGGTGACTAACGCTACGGGGTGGCGCATGGGCCTGAGCCGTCCCTTTACTGGGGTGGGACCGGGCAGTGTGCCGCTGGTCTACCAAAAGTATCGTCCCCACTGGGCTGGGCGCGATGCTGAGCTACAGTTTCAGCTGCACAGTACCCCGGCGCAGTTGTGGGGCGAACTGGGCCTTTGGGGAATTGCCGTAGCACTGACGCTAGTGCTAGTGCTGGTGCTTCTAACGGTGCGGTGGATGCGGCGTGGCGCTCAGGATACCCCCGCTGGGCTGCCCCCGGTGTTGGTGTGGAGTCCGCTGGCGGGGCTGTTTGCTTTTGGGCTGATGAGCTTGACCGACTATCAGCTGGATATTCCGGCGATCGCAGGCACTCTGGCCCTCTACCTGGCCGTGCTCGCTCGCACCTTTAACCCCGTTTCCACAACCGAGGACAGCGGTGCAACCCCGCGACGCCATCGGCTTATTGCCGGGGTTGGCCTCGGCCTGACGCTGGCCATGACCCTCTGGCTCGTGCCTGCCTACCGTGCCTGGGGCGCTGCCAGCAGTGGCTTCTCGGCCCTCACTGCCGAACCTGTCGATATCGATCGCTTTGCCAACCAGCTAGAGCAGGCCCACAAGCTGGCTCCTTGGGAGCCCTACTATCCCTATCAGCTGGGCTACCACCTAGGCGAGTTTGCCCTGCAATCGGCCGCTAACCCGCCCCTGCGTCAGGTGCTGCTTGACGATGCGATCGCCTGGTTTAAGACCGGCAACCAGGCGGTGCCCTACCAGGAGTTTGGCCAATCGAACCTGGGCTGGCTTCAGGTTGAAAAGGGTCAGTTCGCTGAGGCTGAGTCCTCGTTTAGGGAGGCGATCGCCCTAGTGCCGGCTAAAATGGGCGTGTTCTTTGGCCTGGGGTTCGCTTGCCTGCAAACTGGCAACCGCGACTGCGCCACAGAGGCCTTCGCCTTGGAGGCCATCCGCCATCCTGCCCTGATCACCAGCCCTCTGTGGCGAGTGGAGGGCTTTGCTGATGTCTACCCTGCCATGCTCGGTCAGGTTGAACAACGCTATGACGAACTGATTCAGCAGGCCAAAGAACCCACCTTGAGCAGCTTTTTGCACCAGGCTCGGGGCAGTCTGCACTGGTGGCGCGGCGACTTGGCCGGGGCGACCGAAGACTGGCAAACCAACGGCGGCGACCTCCAGCAGGGCTTTCTAAGTCTGGCGGATGGCCAGGCTGTGGATGTCAACCCCTGGCCCGAAACCCCAGCTAAGTACGCGATTCTCGCCTGGCAAACCCCCGATCAGCGCCAAGCGCTGCTAGAGAGAGCCTGGGTTACCCAGCCTAAAGATATTGATGACCTGGCTCAGGCCTTGCCAGAGCCCCAAATTATTAGCCAGCTCGTGGCCAGCATGGAGACAGCTACAGACTTCACCGACTGGCTTCAGCGCACTGCACCTAGCTGGCAGCCCCGAAGCCAGCGCCTGGGCTTTGGCGTGCTCAGCCGTCACATTGATGGGCCTAATCCCTCGGACTTTTTGCCTCGGGTCGAGAACATCCCTGTGGTGCAGTTCTTCGAGCCGCTGTTTACCTCACCAGTGTTCTTGCCAGCGTTGGATAGGGCTTTGGAACCGTATCAGGTGAGGTTGCAAGGGCAATAG
- a CDS encoding DUF760 domain-containing protein codes for MSNSSGKAQDLFNGFKNSSEHPNSLMQYVHGMSPETIAQLSNPASTEVQQMMEHNIIGLLGGLPSQHFDVEITTNRENLGRLLASAMMSGYFLRGAEQRMAFEDSLMSAESAPEIE; via the coding sequence GTGAGCAATTCTTCCGGTAAAGCCCAAGACCTTTTCAACGGCTTCAAAAACTCCTCTGAGCATCCCAACTCCCTCATGCAGTACGTCCATGGCATGAGCCCTGAGACGATTGCCCAGCTCTCCAATCCTGCTTCTACTGAGGTGCAGCAGATGATGGAACACAACATTATCGGCTTGCTCGGTGGGCTGCCGTCTCAGCACTTTGATGTAGAAATCACCACCAATCGCGAAAACCTGGGCCGTCTGCTGGCCTCTGCTATGATGAGCGGGTATTTTCTGCGGGGTGCCGAACAGCGCATGGCCTTCGAGGACTCGCTGATGTCGGCCGAATCTGCCCCTGAGATTGAGTGA
- a CDS encoding WecB/TagA/CpsF family glycosyltransferase translates to MTEPVLQARRILKTRVDATSYTDACDRIQTWATIGRSCYVVAANVHVVMTAYWDAQYQRILEDAALVTSDGMPLVMGLRLLGIHGQSRVYGPDLMLAWCDRAAHLDLPIYLYGGTVPMLEKMAISLQQQFPGLPIAGTHAPPFRPLSAEEAAADMTRINQSGARVVFIGLGCPKQEQWMHRHQGQVNAVMIGVGAAFSFFSGDVSQAPRWMMRLGLEWLYRFGQEPRRLWQRYLVNNPMFVILFGAQVARYRLWGARDNEKGSGFKV, encoded by the coding sequence ATGACGGAGCCAGTGCTTCAGGCCAGGCGCATTCTTAAAACTCGGGTGGATGCCACCAGCTACACCGATGCCTGCGATCGCATTCAAACCTGGGCCACCATCGGGCGATCGTGCTATGTGGTCGCCGCCAACGTCCACGTCGTGATGACCGCCTATTGGGATGCTCAATACCAGCGCATTCTTGAAGATGCGGCCCTAGTAACTTCCGACGGCATGCCCCTGGTAATGGGGCTGCGGCTGCTGGGGATACATGGCCAGAGCCGAGTTTATGGACCAGATTTAATGCTGGCCTGGTGCGATCGCGCTGCCCACTTAGATCTGCCTATCTACCTCTACGGCGGCACTGTCCCCATGCTGGAGAAGATGGCCATTTCCCTCCAGCAGCAATTTCCCGGCCTGCCTATTGCGGGAACCCATGCCCCACCCTTTCGCCCGCTCTCAGCCGAAGAAGCCGCTGCTGATATGACACGCATCAACCAGTCGGGGGCGCGGGTGGTGTTTATCGGCCTAGGCTGCCCCAAGCAAGAGCAGTGGATGCACCGCCATCAAGGCCAGGTCAATGCCGTAATGATTGGCGTCGGGGCCGCCTTTAGCTTCTTTAGCGGCGATGTCTCCCAAGCTCCCCGGTGGATGATGCGCCTGGGCTTGGAGTGGCTTTACCGCTTTGGCCAAGAGCCGCGCCGCCTGTGGCAGCGCTATTTAGTGAACAACCCTATGTTTGTAATCTTGTTTGGGGCGCAGGTGGCCAGGTATCGACTGTGGGGAGCGCGGGACAACGAAAAGGGTTCAGGCTTTAAGGTTTAG
- a CDS encoding sugar transferase: MDCHRAVPAVMQQRPRYRQDLRAPRRLRLQLRDAFTGPGRRGLVLLATDIFSLGLSWHIARSLNQFFSPIPAQLVWWTWLGLPSPFWVLVACAVGLFAYGGLYDTNSQGQKHLRAGKLLSLVYLSALVLMYFYDPKLDLPRSLFFSAWLSGVGLVVGLRLVATLLLRPLTQAKVPSSVFLIAPAPRLKRLADVLSQRAKVPVIGAALATTANSATTYQAILASGATLVLAESIPSADLASELYWKLRRAGIAMQLLPTSRDMLYRRGTPETVAGLPTLRLDAPLMGGWDYRFKRWMDYLGAGLGVIALGPVLLSIALAIRLDSSGPIFFRQERVGLHGNIFQVWKFRTMVVDAPRLQAELEQHNESADGVLFKVKHDPRITRVGRLLRRTSLDELPQLFNVLCGQMSLVGPRPLPVRDVAKFDGWHNIRHQVLPGVTGLWQISGRSDIDTFDDVARLDLHYIDNWSLNLDLEILTATLGIVLWGKGAY, encoded by the coding sequence ATGGATTGTCATCGTGCCGTACCCGCCGTGATGCAACAGCGGCCCCGCTACCGTCAAGATCTTCGCGCCCCCCGCAGGCTCAGGCTTCAGCTGCGCGACGCCTTTACTGGGCCTGGGCGGCGGGGGCTGGTGCTTCTGGCTACGGATATTTTTTCCCTAGGGCTGTCGTGGCACATTGCGCGATCGCTCAATCAGTTTTTCTCCCCAATTCCGGCCCAGCTCGTATGGTGGACCTGGCTGGGGCTGCCCAGTCCGTTTTGGGTGCTGGTGGCCTGTGCTGTGGGGCTATTTGCCTACGGCGGCCTCTACGACACTAATTCCCAGGGGCAAAAGCACCTGCGGGCAGGTAAGCTGCTCAGCCTGGTGTACCTGAGCGCGCTGGTGTTGATGTACTTCTACGACCCTAAGCTCGATTTGCCGCGATCGCTCTTCTTCTCGGCCTGGCTCAGCGGGGTGGGACTGGTAGTGGGGCTGCGGCTAGTGGCAACGCTGCTGTTGCGCCCGCTCACCCAAGCCAAGGTGCCCTCCTCAGTCTTTTTGATTGCCCCAGCCCCCCGGCTCAAGCGCCTGGCCGACGTGCTCTCTCAGCGGGCCAAGGTGCCGGTCATTGGGGCAGCCCTAGCCACTACCGCCAATTCTGCCACCACTTATCAGGCGATTTTGGCCTCTGGGGCCACCCTGGTGCTGGCCGAGAGCATTCCCTCCGCCGACCTGGCCTCTGAGCTGTACTGGAAGCTGCGGCGGGCGGGTATCGCCATGCAGCTGCTCCCTACCAGCCGCGACATGCTTTACCGCCGGGGCACCCCCGAAACTGTGGCGGGCCTTCCCACCCTACGCCTTGATGCCCCCCTGATGGGTGGCTGGGACTACCGCTTCAAGCGCTGGATGGATTACCTGGGGGCAGGCCTAGGCGTGATCGCCCTAGGGCCGGTGCTGCTGAGTATCGCCCTGGCAATTCGCCTCGACTCAAGTGGGCCAATATTCTTTCGTCAGGAGCGGGTGGGCCTGCACGGCAACATCTTCCAAGTGTGGAAATTTCGCACCATGGTGGTCGATGCGCCTCGGCTCCAGGCAGAGCTAGAGCAGCACAACGAGTCGGCGGATGGGGTGCTGTTTAAGGTCAAGCACGACCCGCGCATTACGCGAGTAGGCCGCTTGCTGCGCCGCACCAGCCTTGATGAACTGCCCCAGTTGTTTAACGTGCTCTGTGGCCAGATGAGCTTGGTGGGGCCGCGCCCGTTGCCAGTGCGCGATGTGGCTAAGTTCGATGGTTGGCACAACATTCGTCACCAAGTGCTGCCGGGGGTGACGGGGCTATGGCAGATTTCGGGTCGTTCTGACATCGACACTTTTGACGACGTGGCCCGCCTCGACCTGCACTACATCGACAACTGGTCGCTAAATTTGGATCTAGAAATTCTCACCGCCACCCTGGGAATTGTGCTTTGGGGCAAGGGGGCCTATTGA